A part of Larkinella insperata genomic DNA contains:
- a CDS encoding FecR family protein, giving the protein MDYEVNKHLIFSYFGRTASPLQRELIAQWLRDEKNEEQYYKWLEEWETSHPQYRAQTDAAHQRYTAFLASNPQTDEAPESPELRKDAPWSRRQWLVAASLLFLLNLGGLVFQDQLLYQTYETAFGETRSLHLSDGSQVLLNANSSLQVPRWGFGGRTRDVLLTGEASFAVAHTADHKKFVVKTAKDFEVVVLGTEFTVFARKRGTRVTLNKGQVRLNYRTGTTRQQVTMKPGERVTLDSQNHLALKKVSTAQRLPTWDEKRFVFEETPLQEVADLLEDNYGLEVSINDSVLANRRLMGSFRADNVDQLLQSISELLDVNVVRQGRQVQLNSH; this is encoded by the coding sequence CGGCCGAACGGCATCTCCGTTGCAGCGGGAATTGATTGCGCAGTGGCTACGGGATGAAAAAAACGAGGAACAGTACTACAAATGGCTGGAAGAGTGGGAGACCAGCCACCCGCAGTACCGGGCCCAGACCGACGCAGCGCATCAGCGGTATACGGCTTTTTTAGCCAGTAACCCCCAGACCGATGAAGCCCCGGAATCGCCCGAACTGCGGAAAGATGCGCCCTGGAGCCGGCGGCAATGGTTGGTGGCGGCTTCGCTGCTTTTTCTGCTGAACCTGGGGGGGCTGGTGTTTCAGGATCAGCTGCTCTACCAGACTTACGAAACGGCCTTCGGCGAAACCCGCTCGCTGCACTTATCCGACGGCAGTCAGGTATTGCTGAACGCCAATTCCAGCCTGCAGGTGCCCCGCTGGGGGTTTGGCGGCCGAACGCGCGACGTGTTGCTGACCGGTGAAGCCAGCTTTGCGGTGGCCCACACAGCGGATCACAAAAAGTTTGTGGTGAAAACGGCCAAGGACTTCGAGGTGGTTGTGCTGGGTACCGAGTTTACGGTTTTTGCCCGCAAACGGGGTACCCGCGTCACGCTGAACAAAGGGCAGGTGCGGCTGAACTACCGAACCGGAACCACCCGGCAACAGGTAACCATGAAGCCCGGCGAACGGGTAACGCTCGATTCGCAGAACCACCTTGCGCTGAAAAAAGTCAGTACCGCGCAACGGCTTCCCACCTGGGATGAAAAACGATTCGTGTTTGAAGAAACGCCCTTGCAGGAAGTCGCTGATCTGCTGGAAGATAATTACGGTTTGGAGGTCAGTATTAATGATTCCGTACTGGCCAACCGCCGGCTGATGGGCTCGTTTCGGGCCGACAACGTCGATCAGTTGCTGCAATCGATTTCCGAACTGCTGGACGTTAACGTCGTCCGTCAGGGCCGTCAGGTTCAATTAAACAGCCACTAA